One Nostoc punctiforme PCC 73102 DNA window includes the following coding sequences:
- a CDS encoding Mov34/MPN/PAD-1 family protein — protein MIRLSPEHLQTIRAHAESTYPEECCGIILGYMAAEDKIVVEVMPTENAWNTEAGAEFSEKRTAESKRRQYAIAPEVMLKTQKEARNRLLNIIGIFHSHPDHPAIPSECDRLYAWQGYSYIIVTVQNGKAGELQSWSLDDRHQFQAETIENIK, from the coding sequence ATGATCCGACTTAGCCCAGAACACTTGCAAACTATCCGCGCCCATGCCGAAAGCACCTATCCAGAGGAGTGTTGCGGTATAATTTTAGGCTATATGGCTGCTGAGGACAAAATTGTAGTTGAAGTCATGCCAACAGAAAATGCCTGGAATACAGAAGCGGGTGCTGAGTTTTCAGAGAAACGCACAGCAGAAAGTAAAAGACGACAATATGCGATCGCACCCGAAGTTATGCTAAAAACCCAAAAGGAAGCACGTAATCGCTTACTGAACATCATCGGCATTTTTCATTCCCACCCAGATCATCCTGCTATTCCTTCAGAATGCGATCGCTTATATGCTTGGCAAGGATACTCGTATATAATAGTTACCGTCCAAAACGGTAAAGCTGGAGAACTTCAAAGCTGGAGCCTTGACGATCGTCATCAGTTCCAAGCAGAAACAATTGAAAATATAAAATAA
- a CDS encoding helix-turn-helix domain-containing protein: MMLNIEGALKQDRLLRALTGLNRKAFDALLPTFTTMYLDTQQAKPRQRGLGGGRKARLLTAQDKLFFILFYFKCYPTFDVAGLLFDMHRSQAHEWMHRLQPILEAALGQKMALPERHLESIEAFLSRFPGVQRVMIDGTERPIARPQERDNNNRITPVKRNVIRVNTWRQLMKPNGS; this comes from the coding sequence ATGATGCTGAATATTGAAGGTGCGCTGAAGCAAGACCGACTGTTGAGGGCATTAACTGGGTTGAACCGGAAAGCATTTGATGCCCTTTTGCCCACGTTTACCACGATGTACCTAGATACTCAACAGGCCAAGCCTCGTCAACGTGGCCTGGGTGGAGGACGCAAAGCCCGCTTACTTACAGCCCAAGACAAATTGTTTTTCATCCTTTTCTATTTCAAATGTTATCCGACCTTCGATGTGGCGGGACTGCTCTTTGATATGCATCGCTCCCAGGCACATGAGTGGATGCATCGATTGCAGCCAATATTAGAAGCGGCTTTGGGACAGAAGATGGCGCTGCCGGAACGCCATCTCGAAAGCATTGAAGCATTTTTGTCACGCTTTCCAGGAGTGCAACGAGTGATGATTGATGGGACAGAACGCCCAATTGCGCGACCTCAAGAAAGAGACAACAACAACAGAATTACTCCGGTAAAAAGAAACGTCATACGCGTAAACACTTGGCGGCAGTTGATGAAACCAAACGGGTCTTGA
- a CDS encoding MFS transporter yields the protein MTSDPSHVAALSAVLTLSWPIFALPGGIISDRRDRKWLMVWANIARAVAMVLLALAATTEDLTIWTLYAIAFGLGASETLADTAGMAIVPAVVKRSRLRLN from the coding sequence TTGACTTCCGATCCAAGTCATGTGGCGGCGTTGAGCGCAGTCTTGACGCTAAGTTGGCCGATTTTCGCCCTACCTGGGGGCATTATTTCAGATCGCAGAGACAGGAAATGGTTGATGGTTTGGGCCAACATAGCACGAGCGGTAGCAATGGTACTGCTTGCACTAGCGGCAACTACTGAAGATCTAACTATCTGGACTTTGTATGCGATCGCTTTTGGGCTGGGTGCAAGTGAGACACTCGCGGATACGGCAGGGATGGCAATTGTCCCAGCAGTGGTGAAGCGCTCAAGACTTAGATTGAACTAA
- a CDS encoding transglycosylase domain-containing protein, with protein sequence MSSPEIFEQEQAGIQTSPSYEFWRQVGLVTGGTLLSINMLVISIMAGGLLGLVISFRNLPQLRQIRNFLPAETTYIYDIKGKHLASIHGEANRKIVPLDKISPNLKRAVLAGEDNYFYNHPGIDPGGIGRAALVNWTSGTVKEGGSTITMQLVKNLFLSRKRALTRKIAEAVLAIRLEQIFTKDQILEMYLNQVYWGHNNYGVETAAQTYFNKSAENLTLGESAMMAAVIQAPEQFSPFVNKNLAIQKQRQVLGRMLELKWITKQEYDDALQQEIKLGKIKSFEASIFPDVTNPVAQELIKKFGRDATLKGGMRVQTTVASDLQIMAEETIKKWHKTLEGQGLNNNQMALVAIDPRTHYIKALVGGVDSKKSEFNRATQAQRQPGSAFKPFVYYTAFASGKFTPSTTVLDSPVSYPDVMNGSYSPRNYDNTFRGAMPIRTALALSRNVPAVKIGKAVGINKIIATCRTLGIMSPMEPVTSLPLGAIAVTPLELASAYATFANYGWRSPPTLIARVTDSSGNVLLDNTPKPQLVLDPWASATIIDVMQSVVKEGTGKGAALDRPVAGKTGTTSSEKDIWFIGTVPQLTTAIWVGRDDNKQLAHGATGGGMVTPVWRDFMNKALKNVPIENFKPPSKFTRPQPTKNIMNTKKLSSSVPR encoded by the coding sequence GTGTCTTCGCCAGAAATTTTTGAACAAGAACAAGCAGGAATTCAGACTTCACCTAGTTACGAGTTTTGGAGGCAAGTAGGTCTCGTCACTGGTGGTACTCTTTTATCAATTAATATGTTGGTAATTTCTATTATGGCTGGAGGACTACTTGGTTTAGTCATTAGTTTCCGTAATTTGCCACAGCTTAGACAAATACGGAACTTCTTACCAGCAGAAACAACTTATATATACGACATCAAAGGCAAGCATTTAGCAAGTATACATGGAGAAGCCAACAGAAAAATTGTACCCTTAGATAAAATTTCCCCAAATTTAAAACGAGCAGTCTTAGCCGGTGAAGATAATTATTTCTATAACCACCCCGGTATTGATCCAGGAGGTATTGGACGTGCTGCTTTAGTTAACTGGACATCAGGTACTGTGAAGGAGGGTGGTTCTACCATCACTATGCAGTTAGTGAAAAATCTCTTTTTATCTCGCAAACGTGCTTTAACTCGCAAAATAGCAGAAGCTGTCTTAGCAATTCGCTTAGAGCAAATTTTCACTAAAGACCAGATTTTAGAAATGTACCTCAATCAAGTTTATTGGGGTCATAATAACTATGGTGTGGAAACAGCAGCACAGACATACTTTAATAAATCGGCAGAGAATTTGACTTTGGGTGAGTCAGCAATGATGGCGGCTGTAATCCAGGCTCCAGAACAATTTAGCCCTTTTGTGAACAAGAATTTGGCTATACAAAAACAAAGGCAAGTACTCGGACGAATGCTGGAATTAAAATGGATTACCAAGCAAGAATATGATGATGCGCTCCAGCAAGAAATTAAACTTGGTAAAATTAAGTCATTTGAAGCTAGTATCTTTCCTGATGTCACCAATCCTGTAGCACAGGAACTAATTAAAAAGTTTGGGCGTGATGCAACTCTTAAAGGTGGAATGCGAGTGCAAACCACAGTAGCCAGTGACTTGCAAATCATGGCAGAAGAAACTATCAAAAAGTGGCATAAAACTCTTGAAGGTCAAGGATTAAACAACAATCAAATGGCTTTAGTCGCAATTGACCCACGTACCCACTATATCAAAGCACTGGTGGGTGGTGTAGACTCGAAAAAGAGCGAATTTAACCGCGCAACTCAGGCTCAACGGCAACCTGGCTCTGCTTTTAAGCCGTTTGTTTACTATACTGCCTTTGCTAGTGGTAAGTTTACACCAAGTACAACGGTGCTTGATTCTCCTGTAAGCTACCCTGATGTGATGAATGGCTCGTACTCTCCACGCAACTACGATAATACCTTTAGGGGTGCAATGCCAATTCGTACTGCTTTAGCACTGTCTCGTAACGTTCCTGCGGTTAAGATTGGCAAAGCTGTTGGAATAAATAAAATCATCGCCACTTGCCGTACCTTGGGAATCATGAGTCCGATGGAACCTGTAACTTCTTTGCCACTGGGTGCAATTGCTGTTACACCACTGGAATTGGCCAGCGCTTATGCGACTTTCGCTAATTACGGCTGGCGCTCACCTCCAACACTTATTGCTCGCGTTACTGATAGTAGTGGCAATGTTTTACTGGATAATACTCCTAAGCCTCAGTTAGTTCTTGACCCTTGGGCATCAGCCACGATTATAGACGTGATGCAATCGGTAGTTAAAGAAGGAACTGGTAAAGGAGCTGCTCTAGACCGCCCTGTTGCTGGCAAAACAGGGACAACTTCTTCAGAGAAGGATATTTGGTTTATTGGTACAGTGCCACAGCTAACAACTGCTATTTGGGTAGGCAGAGATGACAACAAACAATTAGCTCATGGTGCAACAGGAGGAGGAATGGTTACTCCTGTCTGGCGCGATTTTATGAACAAGGCGCTTAAAAATGTACCCATAGAAAACTTCAAACCCCCTTCTAAGTTTACTCGCCCTCAGCCCACTAAAAATATCATGAATACTAAAAAACTTTCTAGTAGTGTACCAAGGTAA
- a CDS encoding DUF6748 domain-containing protein, whose translation MNKQSLNYKASIIPLLGAIIVTNAFFSKVWAQNISAPETTDSVAATVKNQKFPQWGYYTIRRDFRRCASPICGGYFIKQVNLKATPCLDGVFRSECYVSAIDWSSLKVSPYQLVKIQNDDGSRVILRGSIVPVTFPLFGEFGNLRVKEAFYAATNAPANGTFVALKDNGIRCITTPCFSTDNLVLNKPKISPVSSIDLSQTGATQKQLDAATSEIFGLGLIAVGKTEVVENVDPTKRGTLFVGTQFYLRVEPK comes from the coding sequence ATGAACAAACAATCATTGAACTACAAAGCCTCAATTATTCCTCTATTAGGTGCAATAATAGTCACCAACGCATTTTTCTCCAAAGTATGGGCGCAAAATATTTCTGCTCCAGAGACTACTGATTCTGTTGCCGCCACTGTCAAAAACCAAAAGTTTCCACAGTGGGGATATTACACGATACGGAGAGATTTTCGCAGATGTGCTTCTCCAATATGCGGTGGATATTTTATCAAACAAGTCAACTTGAAAGCGACTCCTTGCTTAGATGGTGTTTTTCGCTCCGAATGTTATGTGTCTGCAATTGATTGGAGTTCTCTGAAAGTTTCACCTTACCAACTGGTAAAAATTCAAAATGATGATGGTAGCCGTGTGATTCTCAGAGGTAGCATCGTTCCAGTAACATTTCCTCTCTTCGGTGAGTTTGGGAATTTGAGAGTAAAAGAAGCCTTCTATGCCGCGACAAATGCCCCAGCAAATGGTACTTTTGTGGCACTAAAAGACAATGGCATTCGTTGCATCACAACTCCTTGCTTCTCCACAGATAATCTGGTTCTAAATAAGCCGAAGATTTCTCCAGTTTCGTCAATCGATTTGAGTCAAACGGGTGCAACACAAAAACAACTTGACGCAGCAACAAGCGAAATTTTTGGTCTAGGTTTGATTGCTGTAGGTAAAACTGAGGTAGTAGAAAACGTAGATCCAACCAAGAGAGGTACTCTGTTTGTAGGTACGCAGTTTTATCTGAGAGTGGAACCAAAGTAA
- a CDS encoding beta strand repeat-containing protein, with the protein MANINGTNGNDTLLGTDNADRIKGLAGNDTITAKQGDDTLTGGGGKDIFVYNLGYLNNTDTITDFGGVGKGTNPTAAIIAEVDTLKFQGAAFIAQNLLLTQNGINLEITFEGDFNDSKVILQNFALENLDNLSKSTGATVDLGNILFDGQTSVSDSFDVFNANSTQSTVFRKNTVTFLNDLNNNVNGFDNSDDVINGQGGDDKIEGLSGNDLLRGGAGNNTLIGGTGDDTLKADYSSGDNLFSGDDGNDFLSLSGGFDYTYNIIRALGNNTLNGGAGNDILNANYSSGDNLLSGGDGNDSLSVSGDQYNFIVGGLGNNTLNGGAGNDTLNADYSTGNNLLSGDDGNDFLSVSGFAYYSIVGASGNNTLNGGAGDDFLVAGYSTGNNLLDGGLGNDTLSVGASEGDNLLSAGDGNDYLFANSNITRHGSDRSLGNNTLDGGAGDDTLNANGSKGDNLLSGGDGNDYLLASGNNDYNYGLNRTLGNNTLNGGAGNDTLNVYLSTGNNLLNGGNGNDSLSGFSLDDYLNQLELLGNIVTSGNNTLNGGAGDDTLNVDYSSGNNLLNGGDDNDYLSAFSGLGKNTLNGGNGNDNLIGGKGNDQLYGGAGTDTFTFNSSNEGVDTIYDFNATNELIRVSAAGFGGGLSIGVLQKSQFRIGESATTSTQRFIYNSTTGAFLFDQDGNAGTFTPVQFAQISTGLSLTTNNFSVV; encoded by the coding sequence ATGGCAAATATCAATGGAACCAACGGAAATGATACCTTACTGGGTACTGACAACGCCGACAGAATTAAGGGCCTTGCAGGTAACGATACCATCACCGCGAAACAGGGCGATGATACCCTAACTGGTGGCGGCGGCAAGGATATATTCGTTTACAACTTAGGCTACTTAAATAACACTGATACAATTACCGATTTCGGTGGCGTAGGTAAAGGAACAAACCCAACAGCAGCAATCATTGCCGAAGTGGACACCCTAAAATTTCAAGGTGCTGCCTTTATTGCTCAAAATCTGCTGCTCACCCAGAATGGTATCAATCTGGAAATCACCTTTGAAGGGGACTTTAATGATAGCAAAGTCATCCTGCAAAACTTTGCCTTAGAAAACCTGGATAACCTGAGCAAATCGACAGGAGCCACTGTAGACTTGGGCAATATCCTTTTTGATGGGCAAACTAGCGTTAGTGACAGCTTTGATGTCTTCAATGCCAACTCTACTCAAAGCACTGTCTTCAGAAAAAACACAGTTACCTTCCTTAATGACCTGAACAACAATGTCAACGGTTTTGACAATTCGGATGATGTCATTAATGGTCAGGGGGGTGATGACAAAATCGAAGGATTAAGTGGCAATGACTTACTGCGGGGTGGTGCTGGCAATAACACCCTCATCGGTGGTACTGGTGACGATACATTGAAGGCTGACTATTCATCAGGCGATAATCTATTCTCTGGTGACGATGGCAATGATTTTCTCTCTCTCTCTGGTGGCTTCGATTACACTTACAATATCATTCGTGCCTTAGGCAATAACACCCTCAACGGTGGCGCTGGTAACGATATATTGAATGCCAACTATTCATCAGGTGATAACCTACTCTCTGGAGGTGATGGCAATGATTCTCTCTCCGTCTCTGGCGACCAGTACAACTTTATCGTTGGTGGCTTAGGCAATAACACCCTCAACGGTGGTGCTGGTAACGATACATTGAATGCTGACTATTCAACAGGTAATAACCTACTCTCTGGGGACGATGGCAATGATTTTCTCTCCGTCTCTGGCTTCGCTTACTACAGTATTGTTGGTGCCTCAGGCAATAACACCCTCAACGGTGGTGCTGGTGATGATTTCTTAGTCGCTGGCTATTCAACAGGCAATAACTTACTCGATGGTGGTCTTGGTAACGATACTTTGAGTGTTGGCGCTTCAGAAGGCGATAACCTACTTTCGGCGGGAGATGGTAATGATTATCTCTTCGCCAATAGTAATATCACTAGACACGGCAGCGACAGATCCTTAGGCAATAACACCCTTGATGGGGGCGCTGGTGACGATACCTTGAATGCTAACGGTTCAAAAGGCGATAACCTACTTTCTGGAGGTGATGGCAATGATTATCTCTTAGCCTCTGGCAACAATGACTATAACTATGGATTAAATCGCACATTAGGCAATAACACCCTCAATGGAGGCGCTGGTAACGATACCTTAAATGTTTACCTATCAACAGGTAATAACCTTCTAAATGGAGGCAATGGTAATGATTCTCTCTCCGGCTTTAGCTTAGACGACTACTTGAATCAACTTGAACTTTTGGGCAATATTGTCACATCAGGGAATAATACCCTCAATGGTGGTGCTGGTGACGATACATTAAATGTTGACTATTCATCAGGGAACAACCTCCTGAATGGAGGCGATGACAATGATTATCTCTCTGCCTTTAGCGGGTTAGGTAAGAACACCCTTAACGGTGGAAATGGCAATGATAACCTTATTGGAGGCAAGGGTAACGATCAGCTTTATGGAGGAGCTGGTACTGATACCTTTACCTTCAATAGTTCCAATGAAGGTGTTGATACTATTTATGACTTCAACGCCACTAATGAACTAATTCGGGTATCGGCTGCTGGTTTTGGTGGCGGCTTATCAATTGGTGTGCTTCAGAAAAGTCAATTTAGAATCGGAGAATCTGCAACCACTAGTACTCAACGATTTATTTATAACTCGACTACAGGTGCATTTTTGTTTGACCAAGATGGTAATGCAGGTACTTTTACTCCAGTACAATTTGCACAAATATCTACTGGCTTGTCATTAACCACAAACAATTTTTCGGTTGTTTAA
- the moeB gene encoding molybdopterin-synthase adenylyltransferase MoeB yields the protein MLNPNLDEIQLTKDDYERYSRHLILPEVGLEGQKRLKAANVLCIGTGGLGSPLLLYLAAAGIGRIGIVDFDIVDTSNLQRQVIHGTSWVGKPKIESAKNRIHEINPYCQVDLYETRLTSENALEILQPYDIVVDGTDNFPTRYLVNDACVLLNKPNVYGSILRFEGQATVFNYQGGPNYRDLFPEPPPPGMVPSCAEGGVLGILPGIIGLIQATETVKIILGQGNTLSGRLLLYNALDMKFRELKLRPNPIRPVIEKLVDYEEFCGIPQAKAEEAKQQLESQEMTVKDLKELLDSGAKDFVLLDVRNPNEYEIAKIPGSVLVPLPDIENGNGVAKVKEILNGHRLIAHCKMGGRSAKALAILKEAGIVGTNVKGGITAWSREVDPSVPEY from the coding sequence ATGCTCAATCCCAATCTGGACGAAATCCAGTTGACCAAAGACGATTACGAACGCTACTCCCGACACCTGATTTTACCGGAAGTAGGACTAGAAGGACAGAAGCGCCTGAAAGCCGCCAATGTACTCTGTATTGGTACAGGTGGACTAGGTTCACCACTACTTTTATATCTGGCAGCGGCGGGTATTGGACGCATCGGGATTGTCGATTTCGATATTGTCGATACTTCCAATCTGCAACGCCAAGTCATCCACGGGACATCTTGGGTGGGTAAACCCAAGATTGAATCGGCAAAAAACCGCATTCACGAGATTAACCCCTATTGTCAGGTTGATTTATACGAAACTCGCCTGACTTCCGAAAATGCTCTGGAAATCCTTCAGCCTTACGATATCGTCGTAGATGGTACTGATAACTTCCCCACTAGATATCTAGTAAACGATGCCTGCGTATTGCTGAATAAACCCAACGTCTACGGTTCAATTTTACGCTTTGAAGGGCAAGCTACTGTATTTAACTACCAAGGTGGGCCAAATTATCGTGACCTTTTCCCAGAACCACCACCACCAGGAATGGTTCCCTCTTGTGCAGAAGGTGGCGTACTCGGTATTTTGCCAGGAATTATTGGTTTAATCCAAGCAACCGAAACTGTCAAAATCATTCTGGGACAAGGTAATACTCTAAGTGGACGATTGCTGCTATATAATGCCTTAGATATGAAATTTCGGGAGTTGAAACTGCGTCCTAACCCGATTCGCCCAGTGATTGAAAAACTAGTAGACTACGAAGAATTCTGCGGGATTCCGCAAGCTAAGGCAGAGGAGGCAAAACAGCAGTTGGAAAGTCAAGAAATGACTGTTAAGGATTTGAAGGAATTACTAGATAGCGGTGCAAAGGATTTTGTACTGCTAGATGTCCGCAACCCTAATGAGTACGAAATTGCCAAGATTCCTGGTTCGGTGTTAGTGCCCTTACCAGACATTGAAAATGGCAATGGCGTTGCGAAGGTCAAGGAAATATTGAACGGGCACCGCTTAATCGCTCATTGTAAGATGGGCGGGCGATCGGCAAAAGCCCTCGCCATCCTCAAGGAAGCCGGGATTGTCGGGACAAATGTCAAAGGCGGAATTACCGCTTGGAGTCGAGAAGTCGATCCTTCGGTTCCAGAGTATTAA
- a CDS encoding LysM peptidoglycan-binding domain-containing protein: MTCKIGSSYKIKSGDTLFIIAERELGDGDHWREILNPNGIPFTEKEAENLQTGQEICIPNGSVPPTGEWQSKRVFFGSNGKLTYTSDKEQNRIPDYSYAGYRYGEVKLPNVPEVSSISPISGDNTAHIQKALDAVATRQPDANGFRGALVLKPGVYELRSTIQIKASGVVLRGSGDGSDRTQDTILVAKVVDKPIVQGKQDRPTDKSVVILGTNNPAPWKSGDETKITDDFVQVGSLKFNVENASLFKTGDAIIIKHPSTQKWIDALDGGGVGEVDDPDKNPWKPGKVDIVYYRRVDRVEGNKIILDAPIYNHLDRKLSQSIVCKINSSEVLTNVGLENLRIEIDKGGEDEKSLWSAVSVIGAEDAWVRNLTALHFGFSGVYTEGALRVTVTDVKAFDPIAIRTGGRMYNFNTEKHSQLILFQNCEATNGRHNFISNGTSSASGIVFHKCKSKGLGSNSADNSDSEGHRLWTQAMLFDSIDENSPDTGSIALINRGNFGSGHGWAAAHSTIWNYNGTIIVQKPPTAQNYAVSSTGKVQKKFKFSGAIGNVEGEKGKLSPASLYEAQLKERLQH, encoded by the coding sequence ATGACTTGTAAAATCGGTAGTTCATACAAAATAAAATCAGGTGATACGCTTTTTATCATTGCTGAACGGGAGTTAGGTGATGGCGATCACTGGCGTGAAATCTTGAATCCTAACGGCATTCCCTTCACGGAAAAGGAAGCTGAGAATTTGCAAACGGGTCAGGAAATCTGCATTCCTAATGGCTCTGTACCACCGACGGGTGAGTGGCAATCAAAGCGCGTCTTCTTTGGCAGTAATGGTAAACTAACTTACACCTCGGATAAAGAGCAAAACCGGATTCCCGACTATAGCTATGCGGGGTACCGTTATGGTGAAGTCAAATTGCCCAATGTTCCTGAAGTTTCAAGCATCTCACCGATTTCGGGTGATAATACTGCACACATTCAAAAAGCACTGGATGCTGTGGCGACACGCCAACCTGATGCTAATGGATTTCGTGGTGCTTTGGTACTAAAGCCGGGAGTTTACGAACTTCGCAGTACAATTCAAATTAAAGCGAGTGGGGTTGTATTGCGTGGTTCTGGTGATGGGAGCGATCGCACTCAAGACACAATTCTAGTTGCCAAGGTAGTTGACAAGCCTATCGTCCAAGGGAAACAAGATAGACCAACGGATAAGTCAGTTGTAATTCTGGGTACTAATAATCCAGCCCCTTGGAAATCAGGAGACGAAACCAAGATTACAGATGATTTCGTTCAAGTTGGTTCGCTGAAATTCAATGTCGAGAATGCTTCACTATTTAAGACTGGCGATGCCATTATCATTAAGCATCCCTCTACGCAGAAGTGGATTGATGCGCTTGACGGTGGTGGTGTGGGTGAGGTTGACGACCCTGACAAAAACCCCTGGAAACCAGGCAAAGTAGACATTGTGTATTATCGACGGGTCGATCGCGTGGAAGGAAACAAGATTATACTTGACGCACCGATTTACAATCATCTCGATCGCAAGTTGTCACAATCTATCGTCTGCAAGATTAACAGCAGTGAAGTCTTGACAAATGTGGGGCTTGAGAATCTACGCATCGAAATTGATAAAGGCGGCGAAGACGAAAAATCCCTGTGGAGTGCTGTTAGCGTTATCGGTGCAGAAGATGCCTGGGTGCGTAATCTCACCGCCCTGCACTTTGGATTCTCTGGTGTGTACACAGAAGGAGCATTGAGGGTAACGGTGACAGATGTCAAGGCATTCGACCCAATTGCCATTCGCACGGGCGGACGTATGTACAATTTCAACACCGAAAAGCACAGTCAACTCATCTTATTCCAGAACTGTGAGGCGACAAACGGCCGCCATAACTTTATCTCTAACGGTACGAGTAGCGCTTCTGGAATTGTCTTCCACAAATGCAAGTCGAAAGGCTTAGGCTCTAACTCCGCAGATAACTCCGACAGTGAAGGACATCGACTCTGGACTCAAGCCATGCTCTTCGATAGCATCGATGAGAACAGTCCTGATACTGGAAGCATCGCTTTGATTAATCGCGGCAATTTCGGCAGTGGTCACGGTTGGGCGGCAGCACACTCCACTATTTGGAACTACAACGGCACAATAATTGTGCAGAAACCACCAACGGCGCAGAACTACGCGGTGTCTTCAACAGGTAAAGTGCAGAAAAAGTTCAAATTCTCAGGTGCAATTGGAAACGTGGAAGGCGAAAAGGGCAAGCTTTCTCCAGCGTCTCTCTACGAAGCGCAACTTAAAGAAAGGCTCCAGCACTAG
- a CDS encoding LysM peptidoglycan-binding domain-containing protein — translation MSCKIGSSYTIKPNDTLFEIAARELGDGDRWREIMNPNGIPFTEEEAENLQTGQEICLPKIDEPPTQEVPGVEFFPPGTLNQLNTLTGLDAQQLTNILGMINGPEQANSKWWQTVDEEIIYGYAEDIEDGRGVTIGIYGATTGKGYNDADVIWKNYGQDYSNLPVDEIIEKVHAIANDQKWWKAQWDAYISTYWQPTLKLLKSKNYMKALTIGVLIDTAMNAGMEDDNSENWGVEHLFTEASDDTDNEEDFVDRFMELRLQFPTRDSGDMEERIGAWQKLLRDRKWDMRVDLKNYVYIPQ, via the coding sequence ATGTCTTGTAAAATCGGTAGTTCCTACACCATAAAACCTAATGACACGCTCTTTGAAATTGCAGCACGAGAATTAGGAGATGGCGATCGCTGGCGGGAAATCATGAATCCTAATGGTATTCCCTTCACCGAAGAAGAAGCTGAGAATTTGCAAACTGGTCAGGAAATCTGCTTGCCTAAAATTGACGAACCCCCTACGCAAGAAGTACCTGGCGTTGAGTTCTTTCCGCCTGGCACGCTAAACCAGCTGAACACCCTGACTGGCTTGGATGCACAGCAACTCACAAACATCCTTGGCATGATCAACGGGCCAGAACAGGCTAATAGCAAGTGGTGGCAGACAGTCGATGAAGAAATTATCTACGGTTATGCAGAGGACATTGAAGACGGTCGCGGCGTAACTATCGGCATCTATGGTGCTACGACAGGCAAGGGCTACAATGACGCAGATGTTATTTGGAAGAATTACGGTCAGGACTATAGCAATCTCCCTGTAGACGAAATCATCGAAAAAGTCCATGCGATCGCCAACGACCAGAAATGGTGGAAGGCTCAGTGGGATGCCTACATCTCCACCTACTGGCAGCCGACGCTGAAACTGCTCAAGTCGAAGAATTACATGAAAGCGCTGACGATTGGCGTACTCATAGATACAGCCATGAACGCTGGTATGGAAGACGACAATTCTGAGAATTGGGGGGTTGAACACCTTTTCACAGAGGCGAGCGACGACACAGACAATGAGGAAGATTTCGTGGATAGGTTCATGGAATTACGTCTTCAGTTCCCCACGCGCGATAGCGGCGACATGGAAGAGCGAATCGGTGCTTGGCAAAAGTTGTTGCGCGATCGCAAGTGGGATATGCGCGTAGACTTGAAAAATTACGTCTATATCCCGCAGTGA
- a CDS encoding transposase family protein, giving the protein MAAVDETKRVLILSKAREGKLHDKRFHDEDDIAGSVPDEIPIEVDSGFQGLQKQYDNLHLPHKKPKGGKLSDLQKTENRQLSQSRVVCENAFAGVKRYNAASVIYRNRIENFDDHLMLTAAGLWNFYLMAA; this is encoded by the coding sequence TTGGCGGCAGTTGATGAAACCAAACGGGTCTTGATCTTAAGCAAAGCACGAGAAGGCAAACTGCATGACAAACGTTTTCATGACGAAGATGACATTGCAGGTAGTGTGCCTGATGAAATTCCGATTGAAGTAGACTCGGGCTTTCAGGGATTACAGAAGCAGTATGACAATCTCCATCTTCCTCACAAAAAGCCCAAAGGGGGCAAGTTAAGTGACCTTCAAAAAACGGAGAATCGTCAATTGAGTCAATCCCGTGTAGTTTGCGAAAATGCCTTTGCTGGTGTGAAGCGCTACAACGCCGCCAGTGTCATTTATCGTAATCGGATTGAAAACTTTGATGACCATTTGATGCTGACCGCAGCAGGATTATGGAACTTCTACTTGATGGCTGCTTAA